CGCGCACGGCGGGGTGCTGCTGCAGTACCTCTTCCACTTCACGCGGCCACACCTGGTAGCCGCCCACTTTCACCAGCTCCTTCTTGCGGTCAATGATGTAGAAGTAGCCGTCTTCATCCATGCGCGCAATGTCACCGGTATACAGCCAGCCTTCTTTGAGTACATCCATCGTTTCGGTGGGCAGGTTGTGGTAGCCGCGCATTACCTGCGGCCCTTTGATCACTAGCTCGCCGATCTCGCCTTGTTTCAGCACCGTCACGCCGTCCTGCAGGCTGACGATGCGGCAATCCACGCCGGGTAGCGGCATGCCGATCGAGCCAGTCTTGTTCAGCCCGGTGAGCGGGTTGCAGTGCGTGGCCACCGGCGTCTCTGAGAGCCCGTAACCTTCCAGCAGGTGGCCGCCGGTGAGCGCTTCGAAGCGCTCCTTGGTCTCGCGCAGCAATGGCGCCGAGCCAGAGATGCAGAAGCGGATCGAGCTGAGGTCGTACTTGCCGGCTTTTACATCCGGGTGATTGTTAATGGCGTTGTACATGGCTGGCACGCCGGGGAAAGTGGTGGCTTTGTATTTCTGAATGTTGGCGAGCACATCGTCCACGTTGCGCGGGTCAGGGATCATGACAAGGGAGCCGCCCTTCCACATGCCGTAGAGCATGCCTACCACCATGCCGTAGGCGTGATACATCGGGATCGCCAACAGCACCATCTCGTTGCCTTGCTCGCCCTCGTGGTTCCAGGCGTCAATTTGCGCGGTGTTGGCCACCAGGCCGCGGTGCACCGCCACCACGCCCTTGGAGCGGCCGGTGGTGCCGCCGCTGTATTGCAGCAGGGCGGTATCGTCTGGCTCCACCGCTACCTGCGGCCGTTGGCCGGGGGTATGCGCGGCGATCAGGTCACCCATCCACACATCGTTGTCGCGCAGCTCCACGCGGAAGCCGGCTTTCTTCTCTTTGAGCGCGCCAAATAGCAGCTTCTTGACCGGTGGCAGATATTCCTTGATGTTGGTGGCGATGATCTGGCGAATGCGCGTGCGCGGCTGGACTTCCTTGACCTTGGCATAGTTGTTGGTCATCGCCACCATCAACTCCACGCCAGCGTCATTGACCTGGTATTCGAGCTCACGCGGCGTGTAGAGCGGATCGGTGGCAACGACGACCGCGCCGAGTTTGAGGATGGCGAAGTAGGCGATGACGAATTGTGGCGTGTTGGGGATGAACAGGCCGACGCGCTGGCCCTTGCGCACGCCCAGCGAAGCCAGGCCAGCCGCCATGCGATCACTGAGTTCGTCTATCTCCTTGTAGGAGAGGGTAGCACCCTGGAAGATGGTGCAGGCCTTGTGCGGAACCTCGCGCACGGCGCGCTGCAGCACATCCACCACGGTGAGGGAGGGAAAGTCCAGCGTGGGCGGGACGGCAGGATCGTAATGGGCGTGCCAGGGCGATGGTTGCATTGTGGCCTATTCTAAACTTGCTTGGTTGAGAAAATTGCGCACAGCCGCATCGATATGCGTCTGCGCGTCAGCGTCACTTAAGTCTACCCATTCAATGGTAGGGTCAGCGGGTTTGAACCAGGCGTACTGGCGGCGCACAAAACTGCGCGTCAGGCGCTTGATCTCGGTCACAGCTTCGTTGAGGGTAAGCGCGCCCGCCAAATGTTGCGCCAACTGCGCATAGCCAATAGCGCTCAAGCTGGGTAGCGAAGGCGCGTAGCCTGCCGCCAGTAGGCGGCGCACTTCGTCGAGCCAGCCGGCGGCCAGCATGGCTTCGATGCGCGCGTCAATGCGTGCATACAGCTCGGCGCGCGGGCGGGTGAGCCCCAGGCGCAGCACGCGGTAGGGTGAGGGTGTTTGGCGGCGCTGTTCGCTAAAGCGGCGGCCGGTGGCCAAGGCCACTTCCAGCGCACGCAGGGTGCGGCGCACATTGCGCGCGTCGATGTTGGCCGCCGCGGCCGGGTCGAGCACAGCCAGGCGCGCATGCAGCGCATCGCCGCCGATTTGTTCGGCCCAGCCTGCTAGCGCGGTGCGCAGGGCAGGCTGGGGCGGCAGTTCCGGCGGCAGCCAGCCATCCACGATGGCTTGCATGTATTGCCCGGTGCCGCCGACCAGCAGCGGCAGTTTGCCACGCGAGTGAATATCGGCGATGGCTGCCGCGGCCTGCTCTTGGAACACGGCCAAACTCAGCGTCTCGTCTGGGTTGGCGATGTCAATCAAATTATGCGGCACCCGCGCCAACTCGGTAGCCGAGGGTTTGGCGGTGCCGATGTCCATGCCGCGATACAGCAAGCGCGAATCGGCCGAGACGATCTCGCCGTTCCAACGCTCAGCGATGGCGATGGCCGTCTCGGTCTTGCCCACGGCGGTGGGGCCAAGCACGGCCACCAGGGGCAGCTTGGTCTGTGCGTTATCCGTGGACTGCATTCTCAATGTGCACAATGTCAGGTGGGCCAGCCGCCGGCTGGAACACGGAGATGACGTCAATACGCCATTCGCGTTCGGCAGGCTGGCTTTGCATGTAGGCTTGGGCGGCGGCGATCAGGTGAGCTTGTTTGGCGGCCGTCACGGCTTCTTCGGGGTGGCCGAAACGTGTGCTACGCCGCGCTTTCACTTCGACGAAGATGAGCTGGCCATCTTTGCTGGCCAGCAGGTCAATCTCGCCGTGCTCGGAGCGCAGGTTTTGCGCTTCTATCGTGTAGCCGCGGGCTTGCAGGTAGCTGGCGGCCGCCTGCTCGCCCCAGCGGCCGAGCTGCTGGCGCGGCGTGCTCATGCTCAGGCCAGGTATTGGCGCAGCCAGGCCAGCGTGCGCTGCCAGGCGTCTGCCGCCGCTTCAGGATGGTAGACCTCGGGGCGGTCATTGTTAAAAAAGGCGTGTTCCGCACCGGCATAGGTGTGGATGTGATGCGGCGTGTTGTTCTTTTCCAACTCGTTGTCGAAAGCGTGCACCAGGCTCTGCGGGATGCCGCCGTCCAGCTCCCCATAGATGCCCAGGGTCGGCGTGCTCAGTTTGGCCACATCACCGGCCTCGAGCGGGCGGCCGTAGAAGCACACCACCGCAGCGAACGCTTGGCTGTCGGCGGCGGCCGAAGAGAGCGCTAGCGCGCCGCCCATGCACCAGCCCAGTGCGCCAATTTTTTTCGGCTGCACTGCGTCCAGCCCGTTGAGGTAGCTGGCCGCCGCGCCGATTTCGCTGATCGCACGGGCACGGTCCAACGCCATGGCGAGCTTCTTGGCTTCGTTCGGCTCACTGGCTGATTCGCCGTGGTACAGATCCGGCGCCAGGGCTACAAAGCCTTCAGCGGCCAAGCGGTCTGCCACGTCTTTGATGTGGCCCACCAGGCCCCACCATTCCTGAATGGCGATCACCGCCGGGCCGTGGCCGCTGGCGGGCAGGCTGAGATAGGCGGGTACGTCAGTCCCGTTGTAGGGGTATGCAATCATCTCACCGTTCATGCGGTGAGTATAACTGAGCTAGGCGTTGCCGGTCTTGTGGAAGACGAACTGATGGCAGCCCGTAGGCACCTTGGCGGGGATGAAATCGACGCGCTCAAAGCCCAGGCTTGCCATGTGCTCGGTGAGCCCTGCTTCGCTAGCATGCTCATAGGGGTAACCGCCCACCCAGTCCACCACGTCGTGATAAAAATCCATGCCGCGTTCTTTCTTGCGCGGATCCTGGCGCGTCACTAACCACTTGGCCACGTAGATCACCCAATAGTTGATTGCGATCAGCCCGCGCCGCAAGAAGGCCGGCGAAACGTTGTACAGCCATTTGATGGTGTGCCACAAAGGCGAGCTCCAGTGCGAACGGTAAATGGCTAGTACCAGATGCCCCTGCGGCTTGGTGAGCTGGGCGGCGTGCTGCAGCGCCAAAGCCATATTACCGGTATGGTGCAACACGCCCCACGAGTGCACAACATCAAAGCCGCCGCCTTGGCCCAGCTCCGCGACGCAGCCGGGGTCGAGGATCGAGCCGATGCTGAGCACAGGCGGTTGGGCCAGCGTGAAGTGCGTTTGGGTGAGCCGCGCCGCTTCCAAATTGTCACTGTCAATGTCTATGCCGCAGCAATGCGCCCCGGCTTCGGCGGCCAGGCAGATCGAAAGCCCCTGGCCAAAGCCAATATCGAGGAATTGCGTGCCCGCCAGCGGCACCTGGGCAAACAAGCGTACAAAATCAGTGCGGGCGGCTTCGATCTGTTGTGCGTTGAGTGCAGTGCGGGCGTAGGATTGCCAATTTTTGCCGAAGTTAAAACGCATGCGGGCAGTATAACCTGCTATGCAGAGTACAATCGCCAGCATGCGTCTGGAGCGTTTCCTCCCGGATCGAGAGCGGCTGAGCGCGGTGATGGCCGTGATCCTGCTGGCCTATGTGGCCGTGCGCTTTGTGCAGGTGCCGCCGCTGGTGCTAGATTGGCAGTTGCTCGGCGTGCATTTGCCGCTGCAACTCGGCATCAACACCTTGCTGGCCGTCTTGCTGGCTGGGCTCACCGCCGCCGGGGCCGATTGGCTGCTGCGCGATCATCCGGCCCTGGGGCAGCGCAGCACCTATAGTCACTGGCTGTTGCCTGCCATGACCGCCTGGGTGCTGGCGCTGGTGCTGAGCAATTTGCCCTTCAGCGCCAGTTGGTGGATCGCCTTCCTGGTGTGCGCCCTGCTGCTGCTGGCGATCCTGCTGGCGGAGTACAACAGCGTTGCCGAGGAGGGCCAATTGTATGCCCTAGTGAGCACTGCGCTCAGCACCCTGGCACTGATCCTCTTTCTGGTCCTGGCGATCAGCGTACGCGGCTTAGGCTTGCGGCTCTTCCTGGCCTTGCCGGCGGTAGGCCTGGGCGCTTTTTTGGCCGGCACGCGTCTGAACTTATTACGCAACGTCGAGAACTGGCATTCCTTGCAACTAGTGGGGATGACTTTTCTAGTAGTACAGGTGGCCGCGGTGTTGCACTATCTGCCCGTCTCTGCGTTGGGTTATGGCCTGGTGCTGCTGGGCGCCTTGTTCGCACTCAACAACTATATGGCGAACCTCAATACGGGCCAGCCGGCCAAAGAGGCGGCCCGCGAGCCGCTGATCGCCGCAGGTGTGTTTTTGCTGCTGGCGGTGCTGGTGTGAGCCAGGGCCGCTGGCGCCTGCAGCCTGAGCATGTGCACAGCATGCAAGTGCACGTGGCCCAGCTGGCCCCACTGGAAGCCTGCGGGCTGGTAGCCGGTGCCGCCGGGCTGAGCCAGCAGGTCTACCCTGTAACCAATGCCGCCGCCAGCCCGACGCGTTACCGCATGGCGCCCGCCGAGCAGGTGGCCGCCCTCACGGCGATGCAAGCCCAAGGCTGGGAGCTACTGGCGATCTTTCACTCGCACCCCGCTGGCCCGGCCACGCCATCGCCTCGCGATGTGGCCGAGGCACTATACCCCGGCGCGCTGCATCTGATCTGGGCGCCAGGCGTGGCGGGCTGGGCCTACCGCGCCTTTTTGTTGGATGGTGGGCAGCCTACGGAGATTGATCTACACGATGAAACAACTGCTTGATTCGCAACGGCCCCCGCTGACTCGCCGTGATGTGTGGATCACATTACTGGTAATGGCGCTGAGTGCGTTGATCTTCCTGCCGATCTATCGCGTTCGCATCCTCACGCCTACGGATAATGATTACGGCTCGCATATTCTGTTTGCTCAGCAACTTTTGCTTGGCGACCCGATCCCGGCGCACATTCTGGCTCATCCACTGTTACAGCTCTGCCTAGCTGGCCTGGTGTGGTTGAGCCGCTCGGTGATCAGCC
The DNA window shown above is from Anaerolineales bacterium and carries:
- a CDS encoding long-chain fatty acid--CoA ligase is translated as MQPSPWHAHYDPAVPPTLDFPSLTVVDVLQRAVREVPHKACTIFQGATLSYKEIDELSDRMAAGLASLGVRKGQRVGLFIPNTPQFVIAYFAILKLGAVVVATDPLYTPRELEYQVNDAGVELMVAMTNNYAKVKEVQPRTRIRQIIATNIKEYLPPVKKLLFGALKEKKAGFRVELRDNDVWMGDLIAAHTPGQRPQVAVEPDDTALLQYSGGTTGRSKGVVAVHRGLVANTAQIDAWNHEGEQGNEMVLLAIPMYHAYGMVVGMLYGMWKGGSLVMIPDPRNVDDVLANIQKYKATTFPGVPAMYNAINNHPDVKAGKYDLSSIRFCISGSAPLLRETKERFEALTGGHLLEGYGLSETPVATHCNPLTGLNKTGSIGMPLPGVDCRIVSLQDGVTVLKQGEIGELVIKGPQVMRGYHNLPTETMDVLKEGWLYTGDIARMDEDGYFYIIDRKKELVKVGGYQVWPREVEEVLQQHPAVREVGAAGVPDGASGEAMHAWIVLHDGQATTPGELRAWCKQHLAPYKVPKGFTFTDKLPRTTVGKLLRRELVRRHSLSEHQEQAS
- the miaA gene encoding tRNA (adenosine(37)-N6)-dimethylallyltransferase MiaA, encoding MQSTDNAQTKLPLVAVLGPTAVGKTETAIAIAERWNGEIVSADSRLLYRGMDIGTAKPSATELARVPHNLIDIANPDETLSLAVFQEQAAAAIADIHSRGKLPLLVGGTGQYMQAIVDGWLPPELPPQPALRTALAGWAEQIGGDALHARLAVLDPAAAANIDARNVRRTLRALEVALATGRRFSEQRRQTPSPYRVLRLGLTRPRAELYARIDARIEAMLAAGWLDEVRRLLAAGYAPSLPSLSAIGYAQLAQHLAGALTLNEAVTEIKRLTRSFVRRQYAWFKPADPTIEWVDLSDADAQTHIDAAVRNFLNQASLE
- a CDS encoding YraN family protein gives rise to the protein MSTPRQQLGRWGEQAAASYLQARGYTIEAQNLRSEHGEIDLLASKDGQLIFVEVKARRSTRFGHPEEAVTAAKQAHLIAAAQAYMQSQPAEREWRIDVISVFQPAAGPPDIVHIENAVHG
- a CDS encoding dienelactone hydrolase family protein, with translation MNGEMIAYPYNGTDVPAYLSLPASGHGPAVIAIQEWWGLVGHIKDVADRLAAEGFVALAPDLYHGESASEPNEAKKLAMALDRARAISEIGAAASYLNGLDAVQPKKIGALGWCMGGALALSSAAADSQAFAAVVCFYGRPLEAGDVAKLSTPTLGIYGELDGGIPQSLVHAFDNELEKNNTPHHIHTYAGAEHAFFNNDRPEVYHPEAAADAWQRTLAWLRQYLA
- a CDS encoding methyltransferase domain-containing protein, producing MRFNFGKNWQSYARTALNAQQIEAARTDFVRLFAQVPLAGTQFLDIGFGQGLSICLAAEAGAHCCGIDIDSDNLEAARLTQTHFTLAQPPVLSIGSILDPGCVAELGQGGGFDVVHSWGVLHHTGNMALALQHAAQLTKPQGHLVLAIYRSHWSSPLWHTIKWLYNVSPAFLRRGLIAINYWVIYVAKWLVTRQDPRKKERGMDFYHDVVDWVGGYPYEHASEAGLTEHMASLGFERVDFIPAKVPTGCHQFVFHKTGNA
- a CDS encoding M67 family metallopeptidase: MSQGRWRLQPEHVHSMQVHVAQLAPLEACGLVAGAAGLSQQVYPVTNAAASPTRYRMAPAEQVAALTAMQAQGWELLAIFHSHPAGPATPSPRDVAEALYPGALHLIWAPGVAGWAYRAFLLDGGQPTEIDLHDETTA